The genomic segment aattacatttaaaaacacCCGAAAGCCAGACAAATAGTGAAATGAATAGCTACATCGTGGAGAGTGGACGactgattttatttattgaaaatGTACAGCAAACAATGTTTTAGCCCTGATTTAATTAGCTAACCGTTCGAACAGGTCAAAAAAATCAATCATATACTGCACTTTCTTGTTAGTGAGGAATCTGGCGGCATTCCGGAGGAGCTGCGgctgtctgattattttttgccgTGAATAAGTGCTATTCTAAAAACTATTATGTGTGTTGTTTAGGCAAAAAACCTTTAATTCTTGCTTTGTAAGGTGGTAGTGCGCTGATTTTGTAATTGACCTCATGCAGCTGTCGATATTAAAGGCCAAGTGTATGATTGCACCAAGATTTCTGCCTTGATTTGTAGGTCTGTGTCTTTCTTCTAACGACACCTTTAATATATTTagtgaaaaataataattatgagTGCGTAATGTTTTTCATTATCGGACGCGAAATACTGCTTATAGAAAGTTCAACTGCACATTGAATTATTACTTTGAATTATGTTTTAACTTTTCGGCGCTAGCATTCAGCGACTGGGAGGTTCactccttcaatttcattggatAACTTCACAAGCACGggtgcagccaatgaaattgctGTATGTCGTATAAGTGAAGAAGATGAGACGGGGAGTGACATTCTTGTGATATCTAAGTACAGCAATATAATGAGCGGAAGAGGTAAAACCGGTGGTAAAGCCCGGGCGAAGGCCAAGACCCGTTCCTCTAGGGCTGGCTTGCAGTTCCCTGTTGGCCGTGTCCACAGGCTGCTCCGTAAAGGTAACTATGCCGAGCGAGTTGGTGCTGGAGCTCCAGTCTATTTGGCTGCCGTGCTCGAGTATCTCACTGCTGAAATCCTGGAGTTGGCTGGTAACGCTGCCCGCGACAACAAGAAGACGCGCATCATTCCTCGCCACCTGCAGCTTGCCGTTCGTAACGACGAAGAGCTGAACAAACTGCTGGGCGGTGTGACTATCGCTCAGGGCGGCGTGCTGCCCAACATTCAGGCTGTGCTGCTGCCCAAGAAGACTGAGAAGCCGGCGAAGACCAAGTAAACTGGGCATCTTCGTCTTGCGTTAaccacaaacggctcttttAAGAGCCACCCATGTTTTCCGTAAAAGAGCCGAAATGTCAAAACTGCGAGAGTGCGGTGTTTTTTACATGTATTAAAACTTAATCGGCGGAGGTTTCTGTCTAGAAGGCTTAAATGGTCTAGATCTTTAATTGCTATTTACATACGTAATGTACAAaatggggggaggagagtgACACTCAAGCCGTCGTATAACGGGTCAGACATTAGATCATTATCGCACATGACACTGAATCATGACACTTGTGCATGACGGTCTGGCCATAATACTCACAATAGGTTATTTGTTGGCTTCATACATGTGAAATGTATGAATATACATGTGAAACATATTGCAATAACGAAGATGATCAGTCTCCAAGTTACAAAATGTGCTTTTGTTTCATGTGTGAATAAGTCATATCGTACAGCGAAGTCCTTTTACTGAATATCATTCTACTCTACAAGTCCAATTTCATCATGCCTATTGCTAAGAAAATTTAACTCCGAATGTATGTGTTTTCGTCAActgtttgtaaatattttattagatCACACGATTAAAATAGCTAAAGGGAGCGGTGTATTTGACTTTGGGCGCCAAAGCTCCTCATCCAATAGGAAGAGGAACGAAGA from the Brienomyrus brachyistius isolate T26 chromosome 19, BBRACH_0.4, whole genome shotgun sequence genome contains:
- the LOC125714812 gene encoding histone H2A-like, which gives rise to MSGRGKTGGKARAKAKTRSSRAGLQFPVGRVHRLLRKGNYAERVGAGAPVYLAAVLEYLTAEILELAGNAARDNKKTRIIPRHLQLAVRNDEELNKLLGGVTIAQGGVLPNIQAVLLPKKTEKPAKTK